One region of Sebastes fasciatus isolate fSebFas1 chromosome 1, fSebFas1.pri, whole genome shotgun sequence genomic DNA includes:
- the pigu gene encoding phosphatidylinositol glycan anchor biosynthesis class U protein codes for MAAPLTLLLIVAVTVRAALYRSSLAELISERVEVVSPLTAWKRVVEGLALLDLGVSPYSGDVFHETPLIIYLFHFLVDYAEITFMLADVITAVALYMTVNDYNKQVFRKQKYALEADRYPLDCLELIRSPKEMYYIPLKVAMFYLLNPFTILSCVAKSTCGLNNAVISLFILSTIKGNILLSAVFLSLATYQSIYPVTLCAPALLYLMQRQYIPVNFRRVSFWWFITQYAFMYLGSLFVIVCLSFFLLGSWDYLPSVYGFILSVPDLTPNIGLFWYFFAEMFEHFRLFFLCVFQINVFFYTIPLSIKLKEHPVFLMFMQLAVISIFKSYPTVGDIALYLAFLPVWSHLHRFLRNIFLVSCVLLACSALFPVLWHLWIYAGSANSNFYYAITLLFNVAQILLVSDYFYAFLRREHHLSYGLYLKRKDGSEATLVLK; via the exons ATGGCGGCTCCTTTGACACTACTTCTGATTGTAGCCGTGACGGTCCGTGCCGCTCTGTACAGGTCCAGTCTAGCGGAGCTGATCTCGGAGAGAGTGGAGGTGGTGTCTCCGCTGACCGCCTGGAAGAGAG tTGTTGAAGGATTGGCTCTGCTGGATTTGGGAGTCTCACCCTACTCTGGAGATGTTTTCCATGAA ACTCCTCTCATCATCTACCTCTTCCACTTCTTGGTGGACTACGCAGAGATAACATTTATG TTGGCAGATGTGATCACTGCTGTGGCTCTCTACATGACCGTCAACGACTACAACAAACAAGTG TTCAGAAAGCAGAAATATGCCCTGGAGGCCGACCGCTACCCCCTCGACTGTCTGGAGCTCATCAGGAGCCCCAAAGAAATGTACTACATCCCCCTGAAAGTAGCCATGTT TTACCTGTTGAACCCGTTCACCATCCTGTCCTGCGTCGCCAAGTCAACCTGTGGCCTGAACAACGCCGTCATCagcctcttcatcctctctacAATAAAAG GAAACATTTTGCTGAGTGCCGTATTTCTGTCCCTGGCCACCTATCAGTCCATCTATCCTGTCACGCTGTGCGCTCCAGCGCTGCTCTACCTGATGCAG cGTCAGTACATCCCAGTGAACTTCCGGCGGGTCAGTTTCTGGTGGTTCATCACTCAGTACGCCTTCATGTACCTGGGCAGCCTGTTCGTCATCGTCTGCCTCTCCTTCTTCCTGCTGGGCTCCTGGGACTACCTGCCGTCCGTCTACGGGTTCAT TCTCTCAGTACCAGACCTGACCCCCAACATCGGACTCTTCTGGTATTTCTTCGCTGAGATGTTTGAACACTTccgcctcttcttcctctgcgtCTTCCAGATCAACGTCTTCTTCTACACCATCCCTCTGTCCATCAAACTCAA GGAGCACCCAGTGTTTCTGATGTTCATGCAGTTAGCTGTGATCTCCATCTTTAAGTCTTACCCCACGGTGGGAGACATCGCTCTCTACCTGGCCTTCCTTCCTGTCTGGAGTCACCTGCACCGAT TCTTGAGGAACATCTTCCTGGTGTCCTGCGTCCTGCTCGCCTGTTCCGCTCTGTTCCCGGTTCTCTGGCACCTCTGGATCTACGCCGGCAGCGCCAACTCCAACTTCTACTACGCCATCACCCTGCTGTTCAACGTGGCACAG ATTCTGCTGGTGTCGGATTATTTCTACGCCTTCTTGAGGCGAGAACACCACCTCAGCTACGGGTTGTATCTGAAGAGGAAAGATGGCTCCGAGGCGACGCTAGTCTTGAAATAA